A single genomic interval of Physeter macrocephalus isolate SW-GA chromosome 5, ASM283717v5, whole genome shotgun sequence harbors:
- the TMEM139 gene encoding transmembrane protein 139 — protein sequence MLTLKSNPAVMPIASLDTTAVCLFAGAWGGAMVPSQLWGTLEKLLLFLCCTSFLLGLALLGIRPDIAPVAYFFLTLGGFFLLACLLACVLEWGSQSMQTESPGASSNARDNEAFEVPTYAEATVLESQYHPPEVDQPPSYTSVVIPPDLEVGQPSRPEEPRRARLDRRVGSEGSVISGSLGRPPVSLRLRGPRVASTVPDLQSLWSPPKLEPLTPPPAYDVSCGHLDDDVFYGNNWTPP from the exons ATGCTTACTTTGAAATCTAACCCAGCGGTGATGCCAATTGCTAGTTTAGACACAACAGCTGTGTGTCTTTTTgcaggagcctggggaggggccaTGGTGCCAAGCCAATTGTGGGGGACTCTGGAGAAGCTGCTTCTCTTCCTGTGTTGCACCTCCTTCCTCCTGGGGCTGGCTTTGCTGGGGATACGGCCGGACATCGCCCCTGTTGCTTATTTCTTTCTCACCTTgggtggcttctttttgttggCCTGCCTCCTGGCCTGTGTTTTGGAATGGGGGTCTCAATCAATGCAGACCGAGAGCCCAGGGGCCTCAAGCAATGCACG GGACAATGAAGCCTTTGAGGTGCCAACCTATGCAGAGGCCACAGTGTTGGAATCACAGTACCACCCCCCAGAGGTGGATCAACCACCCTCCTACACCAGTGTTGTAATCCCCCCAGATCTTGAGGTGGGACAGCCTAGTCGTCCAGAGGAGCCCAGGAGAGCCAGACTGGACAGGCGAGTGGGCTCGGAGGGGTCTGTGATCTCAGGAAGCCTTGGAAGACCTCCAGTCAGCCTGCGGCTTCGGGGACCACGAGTTGCATCCACTGTTCCTGACCTGCAGAGCTTGTGGTCACCCCCCAAATTGGAACCTCTTACTCCACCCCCTGCCTATGATGTCAGCTGTGGTCACCTTGATGATGATGTTTTCTATGGAAACAACTGGACACCCCCCTAA
- the GSTK1 gene encoding glutathione S-transferase kappa 1 isoform X3, whose amino-acid sequence MGPLPRTLELFYDVLSPYSWLAFEVLCRYKNIWNVSLQLRPTLIAGIMKDSGNQPPALLPRKALYVKNDVRLLGQHLQVPIRLPKDFFFVIFEKGSLTAMRFLTVVKLEHPELLEKVSRELWMRIWSRDEDITEPQSILAAAEKAGMSTGQARELLERVSTPQVKNQLKETTEAACKYGAFGLPVTVAHLDDETYMLFGSDRMELLAHLLGEKWMGPVPPAVIARL is encoded by the exons ATGGGGCCGCTGCCGCGGACTCTCGAGCTCTTCTACGATGTGCTGTCCCCCTATTCCTGGCTGGCCTTCGAG GTCCTGTGCCGGTATAAGAACATCTGGAACGTCAGCCTGCAGCTGCGTCCAACCTTAATTGCAGGGATCATGAAAGACAGCG GAAACCAGCCGCCAGCTTTGCTTCCCCGCAAAGCCTTATACGTGAAAAATGACGTTAGGCTCCTGGGACAGCATCTCCAGGTTCCCATCCGCTTACCCAAGGATTTCTTCTTTGTGATCTTTGAAAAAG GAAGTTTGACAGCCATGCGCTTCCTCACCGTCGTGAAACTGGAGCACCCGGAGTTGCTGGAGAAAGTGTCCAGGGAACTGTGGATGCGCATCTGGTCACGG GACGAAGACATCACGGAGCCCCAGAGCATCCTGGCC GCTGCAGAGAAGGCTGGCATGTCCACGGGACAAGCCCGGGAACTTCTGGAAAGGGTCTCAACACCACAGGTGAAGAACCAGCTCAAGGAGACCACTGAGGCAGCCTGCAAATACGGG GCCTTTGGGCTGCCTGTCACTGTGGCCCACCTGGATGATGAAACCTACATGCTGTTTGGCTCTGACCGGATGGAGTTGCTGGCACACCTTCTGG GAGAGAAGTGGATGGGCCCGGTGCCTCCAGCTGTAATTGCCAGACTTTAA
- the GSTK1 gene encoding glutathione S-transferase kappa 1 isoform X2 has protein sequence MGPLPRTLELFYDVLSPYSWLAFEVLCRYKNIWNVSLQLRPTLIAGIMKDSGNQPPALLPRKALYVKNDVRLLGQHLQVPIRLPKDFFFVIFEKGSLTAMRFLTVVKLEHPELLEKVSRELWMRIWSRDEDITEPQSILAAAEKAGMSTGQARELLERVSTPQVKNQLKETTEAACKYGPNNHLLHHPPSCTVTAFSRPLGCLSLWPTWMMKPTCCLALTGWSCWHTFWERSGWARCLQL, from the exons ATGGGGCCGCTGCCGCGGACTCTCGAGCTCTTCTACGATGTGCTGTCCCCCTATTCCTGGCTGGCCTTCGAG GTCCTGTGCCGGTATAAGAACATCTGGAACGTCAGCCTGCAGCTGCGTCCAACCTTAATTGCAGGGATCATGAAAGACAGCG GAAACCAGCCGCCAGCTTTGCTTCCCCGCAAAGCCTTATACGTGAAAAATGACGTTAGGCTCCTGGGACAGCATCTCCAGGTTCCCATCCGCTTACCCAAGGATTTCTTCTTTGTGATCTTTGAAAAAG GAAGTTTGACAGCCATGCGCTTCCTCACCGTCGTGAAACTGGAGCACCCGGAGTTGCTGGAGAAAGTGTCCAGGGAACTGTGGATGCGCATCTGGTCACGG GACGAAGACATCACGGAGCCCCAGAGCATCCTGGCC GCTGCAGAGAAGGCTGGCATGTCCACGGGACAAGCCCGGGAACTTCTGGAAAGGGTCTCAACACCACAGGTGAAGAACCAGCTCAAGGAGACCACTGAGGCAGCCTGCAAATACGGG CCCAATAACCACCTGCTCCATCACCCTCCTTCCTGCACGGTGACTGCTTTCTCCAGGCCTTTGGGCTGCCTGTCACTGTGGCCCACCTGGATGATGAAACCTACATGCTGTTTGGCTCTGACCGGATGGAGTTGCTGGCACACCTTCTGG GAGAGAAGTGGATGGGCCCGGTGCCTCCAGCTGTAA
- the GSTK1 gene encoding glutathione S-transferase kappa 1 isoform X1, which yields MGPLPRTLELFYDVLSPYSWLAFEVLCRYKNIWNVSLQLRPTLIAGIMKDSGNQPPALLPRKALYVKNDVRLLGQHLQVPIRLPKDFFFVIFEKGSLTAMRFLTVVKLEHPELLEKVSRELWMRIWSRDEDITEPQSILAAAEKAGMSTGQARELLERVSTPQVKNQLKETTEAACKYGAFGLPVTVAHLDDETYMLFGSDRMELLAHLLGKLQVHAELPLTPPLHDISCPEGWIQSKKKNVLGPSSNGASYRHSCA from the exons ATGGGGCCGCTGCCGCGGACTCTCGAGCTCTTCTACGATGTGCTGTCCCCCTATTCCTGGCTGGCCTTCGAG GTCCTGTGCCGGTATAAGAACATCTGGAACGTCAGCCTGCAGCTGCGTCCAACCTTAATTGCAGGGATCATGAAAGACAGCG GAAACCAGCCGCCAGCTTTGCTTCCCCGCAAAGCCTTATACGTGAAAAATGACGTTAGGCTCCTGGGACAGCATCTCCAGGTTCCCATCCGCTTACCCAAGGATTTCTTCTTTGTGATCTTTGAAAAAG GAAGTTTGACAGCCATGCGCTTCCTCACCGTCGTGAAACTGGAGCACCCGGAGTTGCTGGAGAAAGTGTCCAGGGAACTGTGGATGCGCATCTGGTCACGG GACGAAGACATCACGGAGCCCCAGAGCATCCTGGCC GCTGCAGAGAAGGCTGGCATGTCCACGGGACAAGCCCGGGAACTTCTGGAAAGGGTCTCAACACCACAGGTGAAGAACCAGCTCAAGGAGACCACTGAGGCAGCCTGCAAATACGGG GCCTTTGGGCTGCCTGTCACTGTGGCCCACCTGGATGATGAAACCTACATGCTGTTTGGCTCTGACCGGATGGAGTTGCTGGCACACCTTCTGGGTAAGTTACAGGTTCATGCTGAGCTGCCCTTGACCCCACCCCTGCATGATATCAGTTGCCCAGAAGGATGGATTCAgagcaaaaaaaagaatgttctagGCCCTTCCAGTAATGGAGCCTCATACAGACACAGCTGTGCCTGA
- the GSTK1 gene encoding glutathione S-transferase kappa 1 isoform X4 has translation MGPLPRTLELFYDVLSPYSWLAFEVLCRYKNIWNVSLQLRPTLIAGIMKDSGNQPPALLPRKALYVKNDVRLLGQHLQVPIRLPKDFFFVIFEKGSLTAMRFLTVVKLEHPELLEKVSRELWMRIWSRDEDITEPQSILAAAEKAGMSTGQARELLERVSTPQVKNQLKETTEAACKYGTSIDVQPSTAAQ, from the exons ATGGGGCCGCTGCCGCGGACTCTCGAGCTCTTCTACGATGTGCTGTCCCCCTATTCCTGGCTGGCCTTCGAG GTCCTGTGCCGGTATAAGAACATCTGGAACGTCAGCCTGCAGCTGCGTCCAACCTTAATTGCAGGGATCATGAAAGACAGCG GAAACCAGCCGCCAGCTTTGCTTCCCCGCAAAGCCTTATACGTGAAAAATGACGTTAGGCTCCTGGGACAGCATCTCCAGGTTCCCATCCGCTTACCCAAGGATTTCTTCTTTGTGATCTTTGAAAAAG GAAGTTTGACAGCCATGCGCTTCCTCACCGTCGTGAAACTGGAGCACCCGGAGTTGCTGGAGAAAGTGTCCAGGGAACTGTGGATGCGCATCTGGTCACGG GACGAAGACATCACGGAGCCCCAGAGCATCCTGGCC GCTGCAGAGAAGGCTGGCATGTCCACGGGACAAGCCCGGGAACTTCTGGAAAGGGTCTCAACACCACAGGTGAAGAACCAGCTCAAGGAGACCACTGAGGCAGCCTGCAAATACGGG ACCAGTATTGACGTGCAGCCTTCAACGGCAGCCCAATAA